A region of Plantactinospora sp. BC1 DNA encodes the following proteins:
- a CDS encoding ABC transporter substrate-binding protein: MKRAITSTAVFAAALLLTSGCSPGSDSDSSSGFEFWSFTGINQKADVEVYQKAHPDVPIKLTEVGSTSETAQALTAALAGGKVPDLVLIQGDDLPKFMQSPENFVDLSTLGADKMKGDYLDWVMKQSVTEDGKVVGIPTDVGGMAIAYRKDLFEAAGLPTDRDQVSKLWPTWDAFAEVGRQYVQKTGKPFLDNTPTSIFFQAVNQGTERYYDATHELSYDRNPQVKAAFDLTLKVFATGISAKQSSFSTGWTAGMSKGDFAVVSAPSWMLTSIRTNAPDTAGKWDIATIPGGSGNWGGSYLAIPKRAKNPKAAWAYITEMQSPAGQLAHFVSQGSLPTTPSVYSDAQLVGKTDPFFSNAPIGKIYTESVVNIKPFYIGPDDATIGSELLNTLTSVEQGKVDPANAWNTALTNVKNALRG, translated from the coding sequence GTGAAGCGCGCCATCACCTCCACAGCCGTCTTCGCCGCAGCCCTGCTGCTGACGTCCGGCTGTTCGCCAGGCTCGGACAGCGACTCCTCGTCCGGATTCGAATTCTGGTCGTTCACCGGGATCAACCAGAAGGCCGACGTCGAGGTCTACCAGAAGGCACACCCCGACGTCCCCATCAAGCTCACCGAGGTGGGCAGCACGAGCGAGACGGCCCAGGCACTCACGGCGGCACTGGCCGGCGGCAAGGTGCCCGACCTCGTGCTGATCCAGGGTGACGACCTGCCGAAGTTCATGCAGTCCCCGGAAAACTTCGTGGACCTTTCCACGCTCGGCGCCGACAAGATGAAGGGTGACTATCTCGACTGGGTGATGAAGCAGTCGGTGACCGAGGACGGCAAGGTGGTCGGGATACCGACGGACGTGGGTGGCATGGCGATCGCGTACCGTAAGGACCTGTTCGAGGCCGCCGGTCTGCCCACCGACCGGGACCAGGTGTCCAAGCTGTGGCCGACCTGGGACGCGTTCGCGGAGGTCGGCAGGCAGTACGTCCAGAAGACCGGCAAGCCGTTCCTGGACAACACGCCGACGAGCATCTTCTTCCAGGCGGTCAACCAGGGAACAGAGCGCTACTACGATGCGACCCACGAGCTGTCGTACGATCGAAATCCGCAGGTCAAGGCCGCCTTCGATCTGACACTGAAGGTCTTCGCCACCGGCATCTCCGCCAAGCAGAGTTCGTTCTCGACCGGGTGGACCGCCGGCATGAGCAAGGGTGACTTCGCCGTCGTGTCCGCACCGTCGTGGATGCTCACCTCCATCCGCACCAATGCGCCCGATACCGCCGGCAAGTGGGATATCGCCACCATCCCCGGTGGCTCGGGCAACTGGGGTGGTAGCTATCTCGCCATCCCCAAGCGGGCGAAGAACCCGAAGGCGGCGTGGGCCTACATCACCGAGATGCAGTCACCGGCCGGCCAGCTCGCGCACTTCGTGTCGCAGGGGTCCCTGCCCACGACGCCGTCCGTCTACTCGGACGCGCAGCTCGTCGGCAAGACGGACCCGTTCTTCTCCAACGCGCCGATCGGCAAGATCTACACCGAGTCCGTCGTGAACATCAAACCGTTCTATATCGGCCCCGACGACGCCACCATCGGATCCGAACTGCTCAACACGCTCACCAGCGTCGAGCAGGGCAAGGTCGACCCGGCCAACGCGTGGAACACCGCGCTGACCAACGTCAAGAACGCCCTCCGCGGCTGA